In Geminocystis sp. NIES-3708, a single window of DNA contains:
- a CDS encoding N-6 DNA methylase, giving the protein MNPLLEPSSIVNQLWELSEENKKDKDNDYIEQLTYLLFLKMTDEKAIDVPSNCDWKTLKAKSGEELTEHYLNLIRTLQKEQGLLSDIFNQAMPRFNNPVNLKKVINIIDEIEWTSLGVDVKAEAFEGLLEKAASEGKKGAGQYFTPRVLIQSIVCLMKPDPRQSIDFKVCDPVCGTGGFLVSAYQWLLQETGGVFDRKEIKRIKTETYYGQDLVPRPRRLALMNLFLQGLEPTIYLGDAIYEPDSGDRFDCILSNPPFGTKGANQLPVRDDFTIETSNKQLNFIQHILTILKRGGRAAIVLPDNCLFEDKAGEVFKILMEDCNVHTVLRLPRGTFTPYSQGVKANVIFLQKGLPTENVWIFDARSNVPSVTKKERPLTKAHFEEFEQCYGDDPNGRAKRTDLGIEGRFRCFSLDEIRARDYKLDITWLKDESLEDADDLPEPDYLASEAITELEAVVDSLKDILELIED; this is encoded by the coding sequence ATGAATCCTCTTTTAGAACCATCAAGTATAGTTAATCAATTATGGGAACTCTCAGAAGAAAACAAAAAGGATAAAGATAATGATTATATCGAACAGCTAACCTATCTGTTATTCCTCAAAATGACGGATGAAAAAGCGATCGACGTTCCCTCTAATTGTGATTGGAAAACCCTTAAAGCCAAGTCAGGAGAAGAATTAACCGAACATTATCTTAATCTGATTCGTACTTTACAAAAAGAACAGGGGTTATTGAGTGACATCTTTAATCAAGCCATGCCCCGTTTTAATAATCCTGTCAATTTGAAAAAGGTAATTAATATCATTGATGAAATTGAATGGACAAGTTTAGGGGTGGATGTGAAAGCCGAAGCCTTCGAGGGATTGCTAGAAAAGGCGGCTAGTGAAGGGAAAAAAGGTGCAGGGCAATATTTCACCCCTAGAGTCTTAATTCAGTCTATTGTCTGTTTAATGAAGCCTGATCCCAGACAGAGTATTGATTTCAAGGTTTGCGATCCTGTGTGTGGTACTGGCGGTTTCTTAGTATCCGCTTATCAGTGGTTATTACAAGAAACGGGGGGAGTATTTGACAGGAAGGAGATTAAACGCATTAAAACCGAAACTTATTACGGACAGGATTTAGTACCTCGCCCTCGCCGTTTAGCGTTGATGAATCTCTTTTTGCAAGGATTAGAGCCGACTATTTATCTAGGAGATGCTATATATGAGCCTGATAGTGGTGATCGCTTCGACTGTATTTTATCGAATCCCCCTTTTGGCACGAAGGGAGCGAATCAGTTACCAGTCCGAGATGATTTTACCATCGAAACCAGTAACAAACAACTTAATTTTATTCAGCATATCCTGACTATTTTAAAGCGAGGGGGTAGAGCTGCGATCGTCCTTCCTGATAACTGTTTATTTGAAGATAAGGCAGGAGAAGTGTTTAAGATTCTCATGGAAGATTGTAACGTACATACGGTATTAAGACTGCCGAGGGGGACTTTTACGCCCTATTCTCAAGGGGTTAAGGCGAATGTCATCTTTTTACAAAAGGGCTTGCCCACCGAAAATGTTTGGATCTTCGATGCTCGTTCAAATGTACCAAGTGTGACAAAAAAGGAACGCCCATTAACTAAGGCACATTTTGAGGAGTTTGAGCAGTGTTATGGGGATGATCCTAATGGTAGGGCAAAACGGACGGATTTGGGCATTGAGGGGCGGTTTAGATGCTTTTCTCTGGATGAAATTAGGGCTAGGGATTACAAGCTCGATATTACTTGGCTTAAGGATGAAAGTTTGGAGGATGCGGACGATTTACCTGAGCCTGATTATTTGGCTAGTGAGGCTATTACCGAGTTAGAGGCGGTAGTTGACAGTCTTAAGGACATTTTAGAACTAATTGAGGATTAA
- a CDS encoding type II toxin-antitoxin system HicA family toxin, giving the protein MPKKIRELKSMLLKAGFIYRSGKGSHTVWSHALLDYSLTLSGKDGADADRYQEKDVKNALKDLENIPE; this is encoded by the coding sequence GTGCCGAAAAAAATTAGAGAACTTAAGTCGATGTTGCTCAAAGCAGGATTTATTTATCGTTCAGGAAAAGGAAGTCATACTGTGTGGAGTCATGCCCTTTTAGATTATAGTTTAACCCTTTCTGGTAAAGATGGTGCTGATGCAGATCGCTATCAAGAAAAAGATGTTAAAAATGCCCTCAAAGACTTAGAAAATATACCGGAGTAA
- a CDS encoding type II toxin-antitoxin system HicB family antitoxin, whose amino-acid sequence MNCQYSILIQWSNEDQKYIVSLPEFGPYAHTHGNSYEEALKNGQEVLELLIEDYQARNKPLPKPSNLKVTVEV is encoded by the coding sequence ATGAATTGTCAATATAGTATTCTTATCCAATGGTCAAACGAGGATCAAAAATATATCGTTAGTTTACCCGAATTTGGTCCTTATGCTCATACTCACGGGAATAGCTATGAGGAAGCGTTAAAAAATGGTCAAGAGGTTTTAGAGTTATTGATTGAAGACTATCAAGCCAGAAATAAGCCTTTACCTAAGCCAAGTAATTTAAAAGTCACCGTTGAAGTATAG
- a CDS encoding restriction endonuclease subunit S, whose protein sequence is MKTESLKVDDKLPQGMIKTWNIPKQWAWLTLNDIAEWGSGGTPKSSQSEYYGGDISWLIIADLNDGVVTKSAKTITELGLKNSSAKLVDKGSILIAMYGSIGKLGIAGIECTTNQAIAFTKSILEEVETKYLFYYLRRIRQELLDVGKGGTQANISQTVLKQVEIPIAPLNEQKRIVAKLEKLLAKVNESCDRLSRIPTILKRFRQSVLASACSGRLTADWRKSHPNIEPAEKLLKRIQEARIRRYEEECTKAKAEGRRKTKVIEFDNNEINNDYVYSIPETWTWSYFENLGELSRGKSKHRPRNAPELFGGDYPFIQTGDIAQSNIYITSHRQTYSDVGLAQSRLFPENTLCITIAANIADTAILSYPACFPDSVVGFIPEQGLFKVLFALCYVKTIQNDLETFAPATAQKNINLKILNTIPVPVPPLEEQKEIVKRVKALFKKCDLIEQRYLKAKAYTDKLTQSILAKAFRGELVPQDSNDEPAEVLLERIREEKTLTEKSSKSKKTIDRKTT, encoded by the coding sequence ATGAAAACAGAAAGTTTAAAAGTAGATGATAAGTTACCTCAAGGAATGATTAAAACATGGAATATTCCCAAACAATGGGCTTGGTTAACGTTAAATGATATTGCAGAATGGGGGTCTGGTGGTACTCCAAAATCAAGTCAGTCAGAATACTATGGTGGTGATATTTCTTGGCTGATCATTGCGGACTTAAATGATGGAGTTGTTACAAAATCAGCAAAAACCATTACAGAACTTGGCTTAAAGAATAGTAGTGCAAAATTAGTTGACAAGGGTTCTATTCTTATTGCAATGTATGGAAGTATTGGTAAGTTAGGAATTGCAGGAATAGAATGCACGACAAATCAAGCGATCGCATTTACTAAATCTATCCTAGAAGAAGTTGAAACCAAATATTTATTCTATTACTTACGAAGAATTAGACAAGAATTGCTTGATGTAGGAAAAGGAGGAACACAAGCAAACATAAGTCAAACTGTTTTAAAACAAGTAGAAATTCCGATCGCCCCTTTAAATGAACAAAAGCGAATAGTAGCGAAATTAGAGAAGTTGTTAGCAAAGGTGAATGAGAGTTGCGATCGCCTCTCCCGAATACCAACCATCCTTAAAAGATTCCGTCAATCCGTCTTAGCTTCCGCTTGTTCAGGGCGTTTAACTGCCGATTGGAGAAAATCACATCCAAACATTGAACCTGCTGAGAAATTATTAAAACGTATTCAAGAGGCGAGAATAAGACGCTATGAGGAAGAATGTACCAAAGCTAAAGCAGAGGGAAGAAGAAAAACTAAAGTGATTGAATTTGACAATAACGAAATCAATAATGATTATGTTTATTCTATTCCTGAGACATGGACTTGGAGTTATTTTGAAAATTTAGGTGAACTCAGCAGAGGTAAATCAAAACATCGTCCTAGAAATGCACCCGAACTATTTGGGGGCGATTATCCTTTTATACAAACTGGTGATATTGCTCAATCTAATATTTATATAACTTCTCATCGTCAGACTTATAGTGATGTAGGATTAGCTCAAAGTCGTTTATTTCCTGAAAATACTTTATGTATAACGATAGCGGCGAACATAGCTGATACAGCGATACTATCTTATCCTGCTTGTTTTCCTGATAGTGTAGTGGGATTTATTCCAGAGCAAGGATTATTTAAAGTTTTATTTGCACTATGTTATGTAAAAACAATTCAAAATGATTTGGAGACTTTTGCCCCCGCAACTGCTCAAAAAAACATCAATCTTAAAATACTAAATACAATTCCTGTCCCCGTTCCACCTCTTGAAGAACAAAAAGAGATAGTGAAAAGGGTAAAGGCATTATTCAAAAAATGTGACTTAATCGAACAAAGATACTTAAAAGCCAAAGCCTACACAGATAAACTAACCCAATCAATCTTAGCCAAAGCCTTTCGAGGAGAATTAGTACCCCAAGACTCCAACGATGAACCAGCAGAAGTATTATTGGAGAGAATTAGAGAGGAGAAAACCTTAACCGAGAAATCAAGCAAAAGTAAGAAGACAATCGATCGTAAAACCACCTAA
- a CDS encoding Panacea domain-containing protein — translation MVTPIDVANYFISKSLDTDGKTPDKLKVQKLVYYAQAWNLTFYNKLLFDEQLEAWQNGPVAPTLYQYCKNNSSGEYPIQSQQTNIFSKSELYVLEEVFRVYGNLTSKQLRKLTHRETPWSGARLGLSKKDSSNEPVLNDEIRAYYQNFADLNSESPKILDIAIEPEKEVTVTARFLDGTTQEVKQSEIVDFILKNKDVLTSEKRKPRRALLSLPS, via the coding sequence ATGGTAACACCAATAGATGTAGCTAATTACTTCATCTCAAAAAGTTTAGATACTGATGGGAAAACACCAGATAAATTAAAAGTCCAAAAGCTAGTTTATTATGCTCAAGCATGGAATCTGACTTTTTACAACAAACTTTTATTTGATGAGCAACTAGAGGCATGGCAAAATGGTCCTGTTGCACCTACTTTATACCAATATTGTAAAAATAATTCATCTGGAGAGTATCCAATTCAATCACAGCAAACAAATATATTTTCAAAGTCTGAGTTATATGTTTTAGAAGAAGTGTTCAGAGTTTATGGAAATTTAACGAGTAAGCAACTAAGAAAATTAACCCATAGAGAAACTCCTTGGAGTGGAGCTAGACTGGGGTTATCCAAAAAAGATTCATCGAATGAACCTGTTTTAAATGATGAGATTCGAGCATATTATCAAAACTTTGCCGATCTAAATTCTGAATCACCGAAAATTTTAGATATTGCGATCGAACCTGAAAAAGAAGTAACGGTAACAGCAAGATTCTTAGATGGAACGACTCAAGAAGTTAAACAGTCTGAAATAGTTGATTTTATTTTGAAAAATAAAGATGTATTAACTTCGGAAAAGAGAAAACCTAGACGAGCTTTGTTATCTTTGCCTAGCTAA
- a CDS encoding TniB family NTP-binding protein, which produces MTKAQSIAKELGDLGQDEQWLHQEICRLNRSSIVPLEHLKDLHNWLDEKRKARQSCRIVGESRTGKTIACESYKLRNKPSQKGQQTPSVPVVYIMPPAKCSAKDFFREIIEALRYRAVKGTVSDFRSRAMDVLKACDVEMLIVDEADRLKPDTFPEVRDISDKLEMLVVLVGTDRLDAVIKRDEQVYNRFRSHRRFGKLTGEDFKETVSIWEKEVLNLPVASNLTKLDMFKIITKATGGYIGRLDELLREAAIKSLSRGKKALKRIFYRR; this is translated from the coding sequence ATGACAAAAGCACAGTCGATCGCAAAAGAGTTAGGTGATTTGGGTCAAGATGAACAATGGTTACACCAAGAGATTTGTCGTCTTAATCGAAGTAGTATAGTTCCTTTAGAACATTTGAAAGATTTACACAATTGGTTAGATGAAAAACGAAAAGCAAGACAATCTTGTCGTATTGTAGGGGAATCTCGCACGGGGAAAACCATCGCCTGTGAGTCCTACAAACTCAGAAATAAGCCTTCCCAAAAAGGACAACAAACTCCCTCTGTGCCTGTGGTTTATATTATGCCTCCTGCTAAATGTAGTGCCAAAGATTTTTTCAGAGAAATTATTGAGGCTTTGCGGTATCGAGCGGTTAAGGGTACGGTATCCGATTTTAGATCGAGAGCGATGGATGTTTTAAAAGCCTGTGATGTGGAAATGTTGATCGTTGATGAAGCTGATCGTCTTAAACCTGATACTTTTCCCGAAGTTAGAGACATCAGCGATAAGTTAGAAATGTTAGTGGTTTTAGTAGGAACAGATCGACTAGATGCTGTTATAAAAAGGGATGAACAGGTTTATAACAGATTTCGATCGCACCGTAGATTCGGGAAGTTAACGGGAGAGGATTTCAAAGAAACTGTATCAATTTGGGAAAAGGAGGTTTTGAATTTGCCTGTTGCCTCTAATTTAACAAAACTGGATATGTTCAAGATTATTACAAAAGCAACAGGGGGTTATATCGGTAGATTAGATGAACTTCTCAGGGAGGCGGCAATTAAATCCCTTTCAAGGGGCAAAAAAGCATTGAAAAGGATATTTTACAGGAGGTAG